A genomic segment from Tuwongella immobilis encodes:
- a CDS encoding tetratricopeptide repeat protein translates to MTPDDLFAQAAAAHQAGQLAEAERGYLAVLESSPDYPAALTNLGVIRMRQGHTDSAIQLYQRAIAVEPDNPDTHFNLGNALRKVNRLQEAASCYQQTVHRNPQHYGGFYNLGLVLLSVGNLEQACLCFQRTIEINPALPEAVNHLGDTLGRLGRTDEAIQVFRQLIQQFPDFHRAYNNLALALSNRGEHELGLNIITQVLSRKFDYVEAWNTHGLLLEALNRPDEALPSYERAVSLRPTFAEGQNNLGLTYTELFRHEEAIAARRKAVELDPTRAAVHSNLLLAMHYPGTFSPEELVQAHREWAERHAEPLQNRIQPLNPDWNPNRRLRIGMISPDFRTHTVANFLMPMIQHLNRDEFDLLIYAHVPRPDAMTAQFRDLVPNFLMVDRANDDQLAEQIRRDRIDILVDYAGHTANHRLLTLARKPAPIQITHFGYPDTTGMSTVDYRITDTHSEPPGTTEAYSTERLAYLPEVAWCWQPPESAPKVGDLPALRNRHLTFGILNNPAKLNEKMIATWAEMLRAIPDARLIVLAGRGGLGSDRIAERFSAFGVSPNRLRIVPRLPAADYLALHQEIDIALDPFPYNGGITSCDALWMGVPILTLAGNTYVSRQGLMLMQTVVLPEFIAESLADIRTIAQRLNEDIVRLSVIRAELRERFRATTIVNASKYAQQLGALYRQLWQQNCQGR, encoded by the coding sequence GTGACCCCGGATGATCTGTTCGCTCAGGCGGCCGCTGCACACCAGGCCGGTCAACTTGCGGAGGCCGAACGTGGATACCTAGCCGTCTTGGAATCGTCCCCCGATTACCCGGCCGCTCTCACCAATTTGGGAGTGATCCGCATGCGTCAGGGGCACACCGATTCGGCGATTCAGTTGTATCAGCGTGCGATTGCCGTCGAACCGGATAATCCCGATACGCACTTCAATCTGGGCAACGCGCTGCGAAAAGTGAATCGTCTCCAAGAAGCCGCCAGTTGCTATCAGCAGACCGTGCATCGCAATCCGCAGCATTATGGTGGGTTCTACAATCTGGGGCTGGTACTCCTATCTGTCGGCAATCTCGAACAGGCGTGCCTCTGTTTCCAGCGGACCATTGAGATTAACCCCGCCCTTCCCGAAGCTGTGAATCATCTGGGGGATACGCTGGGCCGGTTAGGTCGCACCGATGAAGCGATTCAGGTTTTTCGGCAACTCATTCAGCAGTTCCCCGACTTTCATCGCGCGTACAACAATCTCGCCCTCGCGCTCTCGAATCGCGGCGAGCATGAACTCGGTCTGAACATCATCACCCAAGTGTTGAGCCGAAAGTTCGATTATGTGGAAGCCTGGAATACGCACGGCTTGCTGCTGGAAGCGTTGAATCGGCCCGATGAGGCATTGCCCAGCTACGAACGTGCCGTCAGCCTTCGCCCGACGTTTGCCGAGGGACAGAACAATCTCGGTCTCACGTATACCGAACTATTCCGGCATGAGGAAGCGATTGCCGCTCGACGCAAAGCCGTGGAATTGGATCCCACCCGTGCGGCCGTCCATAGCAATTTGCTCCTGGCAATGCACTATCCGGGGACATTCTCGCCCGAGGAACTGGTGCAAGCGCATCGGGAATGGGCTGAGCGACATGCGGAGCCGCTGCAGAATCGCATTCAGCCGTTGAATCCGGATTGGAATCCGAACCGTCGGCTGCGAATCGGAATGATCTCCCCCGATTTTCGCACGCACACCGTTGCGAATTTTCTCATGCCGATGATTCAACATCTGAATCGAGACGAGTTCGACCTGTTGATTTATGCCCATGTTCCGCGACCGGATGCGATGACGGCTCAATTTCGGGATCTGGTGCCAAACTTCCTGATGGTCGATCGGGCGAACGACGATCAACTTGCGGAGCAAATCCGCCGTGATCGCATCGATATCCTCGTCGATTATGCCGGTCACACCGCGAATCATCGGCTGCTGACGTTGGCCCGCAAACCAGCACCGATTCAGATCACGCATTTCGGATATCCGGATACCACTGGCATGTCCACGGTGGATTACCGCATCACGGATACCCATTCGGAACCACCCGGTACCACAGAAGCCTATTCAACAGAGCGATTGGCCTATCTGCCCGAGGTTGCGTGGTGTTGGCAGCCACCGGAATCCGCGCCGAAGGTCGGCGATCTCCCCGCGCTGCGGAATCGGCATCTGACATTCGGCATTCTGAATAATCCAGCCAAGCTCAATGAGAAGATGATTGCGACATGGGCGGAGATGCTGCGAGCAATCCCCGATGCTCGCCTGATCGTCTTGGCGGGTCGCGGCGGATTGGGTAGCGATCGCATTGCCGAGCGATTCTCAGCATTCGGAGTCTCGCCCAATCGTCTGCGCATCGTCCCGCGATTGCCTGCAGCCGACTATCTCGCCCTGCATCAGGAAATCGACATCGCGCTCGACCCCTTCCCGTACAACGGCGGCATCACCTCATGTGATGCGCTCTGGATGGGGGTACCGATCCTCACACTGGCCGGGAACACATACGTCAGCCGACAGGGATTGATGCTGATGCAAACCGTTGTTCTACCAGAGTTTATCGCAGAATCGCTTGCAGACATTCGCACGATTGCCCAACGCTTGAACGAGGACATCGTGCGGCTGTCCGTGATTCGGGCCGAGTTGCGCGAGCGATTCCGAGCCACCACGATTGTCAATGCGTCGAAATATGCGCAGCAGTTGGGTGCGCTCTATCGGCAATTGTGGCAGCAGAATTGTCAAGGTCGATAA
- a CDS encoding sensor histidine kinase, whose translation MARHWRLRHKLLVGLGLVIASIGLLLVGTIHGLTSYVGTMNTTDSKLVELVWSERLRIAISNLGSPIRRDTHELPDHRTASEIATLRDRLNEAKGVFTGYRDQFQETLKRKRDPDPFVETCLLDEFQKAFDAFDQGLTDSGQLQIVEETAPLIDDPKLAKPRQKLRQLADELPSEIVRDMYQRIDLARTHYRRSQLIVWIAIALALILSLTLIYLFKGWVFQPIKELQAGVKRVAAGNFNQPIVLHGRDELQELGNAFNEMVVQLRAIYGDLASQVNERSRQLVRSERMVSVGFLAAGVAHEINNPLASIAFCSESLERRLTDVLANSNSPETDTIRKYVRMIQTEAFRCKEITKRLLEFSRTGGETTREPTILSELILGVLEITQHLQNFRGKQILFHPLAHVNAMVNAQDLKSVVLNLVVNALDSMDDGGVLTITLGVRGDQAEMTFTDTGCGMPSEVLENIFEPFFTRNRTGKGTGLGLFISHQIIDQHGGVLEAHSGGPGKGSTFIVRVPIRPAVPNTPNPTLSLEQQLARAGQPNQPDPRSVSPTRVESTPETQPGSPTVPFRRPVMVPGISTQTEDGRGHAA comes from the coding sequence GTGGCACGTCACTGGCGACTCCGCCACAAATTGCTGGTCGGACTTGGACTCGTGATTGCGAGCATCGGTTTGCTGCTCGTGGGCACGATTCACGGCCTCACCTCGTATGTCGGGACCATGAACACCACCGATAGCAAATTGGTGGAACTCGTTTGGTCCGAACGGCTTCGGATTGCCATTAGCAATCTCGGCAGCCCCATTCGACGCGATACCCATGAACTGCCCGATCATCGAACCGCATCCGAAATCGCAACCCTGCGTGATCGCCTGAACGAAGCCAAGGGCGTCTTCACCGGATACCGCGATCAATTTCAGGAAACCCTGAAGCGCAAGCGCGATCCCGATCCATTCGTGGAAACCTGCCTGCTCGATGAATTTCAAAAAGCCTTCGATGCGTTCGATCAAGGATTGACCGACTCAGGTCAATTGCAAATCGTCGAAGAAACCGCGCCGCTAATCGACGATCCGAAGTTGGCCAAACCACGCCAAAAACTTCGCCAACTGGCGGATGAACTGCCCAGCGAAATCGTCCGCGATATGTATCAGCGCATCGATTTGGCCCGAACTCACTATCGACGCAGCCAATTGATCGTCTGGATCGCCATCGCACTCGCACTGATTCTTTCATTAACGCTGATCTATCTGTTCAAAGGATGGGTCTTCCAGCCGATCAAAGAACTGCAAGCTGGTGTCAAGCGTGTGGCCGCTGGAAACTTCAATCAGCCGATCGTGCTGCATGGACGAGACGAATTGCAGGAATTGGGCAACGCCTTCAATGAGATGGTCGTTCAACTGCGAGCGATTTACGGCGATCTCGCATCGCAAGTCAACGAGCGATCCCGGCAGTTGGTCCGCTCCGAACGGATGGTGTCGGTCGGTTTTCTGGCAGCGGGGGTGGCGCATGAAATCAATAACCCGTTGGCCAGTATCGCTTTCTGTAGCGAATCGCTGGAGCGTCGGTTGACCGATGTCCTCGCGAATTCCAACAGCCCCGAGACGGACACGATTCGCAAGTATGTGCGAATGATTCAAACCGAGGCATTCCGCTGCAAGGAAATCACCAAGCGCTTGCTCGAGTTTAGCCGCACCGGCGGCGAGACGACTCGCGAGCCGACGATTCTTTCGGAATTGATTCTGGGCGTGCTCGAAATCACGCAGCACTTGCAAAATTTCCGCGGCAAGCAGATCCTGTTCCATCCGTTGGCGCACGTCAACGCAATGGTCAATGCCCAGGATCTCAAGTCGGTGGTGCTGAATTTGGTGGTCAACGCGCTCGATTCCATGGACGACGGCGGGGTGCTCACCATCACCTTGGGCGTCCGAGGCGATCAAGCGGAAATGACCTTCACCGACACGGGTTGTGGCATGCCATCAGAAGTGTTGGAGAACATTTTCGAGCCGTTCTTCACCCGCAACCGCACCGGCAAGGGCACCGGCCTGGGACTCTTCATCAGCCATCAGATTATTGACCAACACGGAGGCGTGCTGGAAGCGCACAGTGGTGGCCCCGGCAAGGGGAGCACATTTATCGTTCGAGTGCCCATTCGACCTGCCGTCCCGAACACCCCGAATCCGACGCTGTCGTTGGAACAGCAACTCGCACGGGCGGGACAACCCAATCAACCAGATCCGCGATCCGTGTCACCGACACGGGTAGAATCGACCCCTGAGACCCAACCAGGTTCCCCCACAGTGCCGTTCCGACGGCCGGTGATGGTCCCTGGCATCAGCACGCAGACGGAGGACGGCCGTGGCCACGCCGCATAA
- a CDS encoding sigma-54-dependent transcriptional regulator, producing the protein MATPHKLRILFVDDETYLQEIMRHELPSFGHEVTICPDGNSAMRTIQKATFDVAILDLRLPDMTGMDVLRWLKQVSPDTDAIMMTGHGTQDTVVEAMRLGAVDFLNKPCKMAEIEAILLRLLERRRMKNNNAALQTRVKAAEGPSMLIGQSPAMIPVQQLIATVAPTNSSVLILGETGTGKEMAARTLYQMSHRADGPFVPVNCGALAEHLVESELFGHRRGAFTGAERDHKGLFEVANGGTLFLDELGELNRNIQVKLLRFLESGEIRRVGDSEPIVVDVRVLCATNRDLWTMVSREEFREDLLYRLNTFEIRLPPLRERIADIPDLARHLLARTAKRPIEQVSRLLSPQALEVMCQYSWPGNVRELANAMEYAYIVSGGQPITDQHLPHTVRTGRQSMRPAQAAPMMSPPGYPQMGQSIPPNTMPYGIPPSHPQAHPQAMPYHPAQPGMGMPQAHPQAHPQSLPPMAPQGYLPPQSPVGAADPSMLAGGHSARTLRDIEMEHILRTLAKHGNNKQRTAEELGISVKTLYNKLTQYEEDRKAG; encoded by the coding sequence GTGGCCACGCCGCATAAGCTACGCATTCTCTTTGTTGATGATGAGACGTATCTCCAAGAGATTATGCGTCACGAACTGCCCAGCTTCGGCCATGAAGTCACGATTTGTCCCGATGGCAACTCGGCCATGCGAACGATCCAGAAAGCCACTTTTGATGTGGCGATCCTGGACCTTCGCTTGCCCGATATGACCGGGATGGACGTGCTTCGCTGGCTGAAACAAGTCTCGCCCGATACCGACGCCATCATGATGACCGGGCACGGCACACAAGATACCGTAGTGGAAGCGATGCGCTTGGGGGCGGTCGATTTCCTCAACAAGCCGTGCAAGATGGCCGAAATCGAAGCAATCCTATTGCGATTGCTCGAACGACGGCGGATGAAAAATAACAATGCCGCGCTGCAAACTCGGGTCAAGGCCGCCGAAGGGCCCAGCATGCTCATCGGGCAATCGCCTGCGATGATCCCCGTGCAGCAACTCATCGCCACGGTCGCCCCGACGAATAGTTCGGTGCTGATTCTGGGCGAAACCGGGACCGGCAAAGAAATGGCCGCCCGAACGTTGTACCAAATGAGTCATCGCGCGGATGGCCCGTTTGTGCCAGTCAACTGCGGAGCGCTGGCCGAACACCTCGTCGAAAGCGAACTGTTCGGCCATCGTCGCGGCGCATTCACCGGTGCGGAACGCGATCATAAGGGATTGTTCGAGGTTGCCAACGGTGGCACCTTATTCCTGGATGAATTGGGCGAACTCAACCGCAACATTCAGGTGAAATTGCTGCGATTCTTGGAAAGCGGCGAAATTCGTCGGGTGGGCGATTCGGAACCGATCGTGGTCGATGTGCGGGTTCTCTGCGCTACCAACCGCGATCTGTGGACGATGGTCAGCCGCGAAGAATTCCGCGAAGATTTGCTGTATCGTCTGAATACGTTCGAGATTCGACTGCCGCCGCTGCGGGAACGCATCGCCGATATTCCCGATCTGGCCCGACACCTGCTCGCCCGCACCGCCAAACGACCGATCGAGCAAGTCTCGCGGCTGCTCAGCCCGCAAGCGCTGGAAGTCATGTGCCAGTATTCGTGGCCGGGCAATGTCCGCGAATTGGCCAATGCAATGGAATACGCCTACATCGTTTCGGGTGGTCAGCCGATTACCGATCAGCATTTGCCGCACACCGTTCGCACGGGTCGGCAGTCGATGCGCCCTGCCCAGGCAGCGCCGATGATGTCTCCGCCGGGCTATCCGCAGATGGGTCAATCGATTCCGCCCAATACGATGCCGTATGGAATCCCGCCCAGTCATCCGCAGGCACACCCGCAAGCCATGCCATATCATCCCGCGCAACCGGGAATGGGCATGCCGCAAGCTCACCCGCAAGCCCATCCACAATCGCTGCCGCCGATGGCTCCGCAAGGGTATCTGCCGCCGCAATCGCCGGTGGGGGCAGCAGATCCGTCGATGCTGGCGGGTGGTCACTCGGCCCGCACGCTTCGCGATATTGAAATGGAGCACATTCTCCGCACGCTGGCGAAGCATGGCAACAACAAGCAACGGACTGCCGAAGAATTGGGAATCAGCGTCAAGACATTGTACAATAAGTTGACGCAATACGAAGAAGATCGAAAAGCCGGCTGA
- a CDS encoding metallophosphoesterase family protein: MKRVWIGAIVLALLGGAVLFSGQLTALAPKGTGVFQASMGDTNPWTTTKFNNDPREFRFVVVSDRTGGHREKIFSRAMEQINLLQPEFVISVGDLIEGYSTNEKRIAEQWAEFESFTKRLEMPFFYVPGNHDLTNPFMVEVWKKKFGKSYYHFLYHDVLFLMLNSEDPPGSNSISAEQVEYIRQVYQQYPNPRWTIVALHKPLYAANVENNGWLNVETALGDRPYTVFAGHVHRYQKLVRNGRNHYQLATTGGGSQLRGIPMGEFDHVTQVTMKHSGPVIANLLLDGIVPENLKMPETVEPVGK, translated from the coding sequence ATGAAGCGTGTGTGGATCGGTGCAATCGTGTTGGCTCTGCTGGGCGGTGCAGTGTTGTTCTCCGGACAACTCACCGCGTTGGCACCCAAAGGAACCGGCGTGTTTCAAGCATCCATGGGCGACACCAACCCATGGACCACGACCAAATTCAACAATGATCCCCGCGAATTTCGTTTTGTCGTGGTCAGCGACCGGACCGGCGGACACCGCGAAAAGATCTTCTCACGAGCAATGGAGCAAATCAATCTGCTTCAGCCCGAGTTCGTCATTTCGGTGGGGGATTTGATCGAAGGCTACTCCACCAACGAAAAGCGAATCGCGGAGCAGTGGGCCGAATTCGAATCCTTCACCAAGCGGTTGGAAATGCCGTTCTTCTATGTTCCGGGCAACCACGACTTGACCAATCCGTTCATGGTCGAAGTCTGGAAGAAGAAGTTCGGGAAGTCGTACTATCATTTTCTGTATCATGATGTGCTGTTTTTGATGCTCAACTCGGAAGATCCTCCCGGTTCCAACAGCATCTCGGCGGAACAAGTGGAGTACATTCGCCAGGTTTATCAACAATATCCGAATCCGCGTTGGACCATTGTGGCGCTGCACAAACCGCTCTATGCGGCGAATGTGGAAAACAACGGCTGGTTGAATGTGGAAACGGCGCTGGGCGATCGACCGTACACCGTGTTTGCGGGGCATGTGCATCGCTATCAGAAGCTGGTTCGCAATGGTCGCAACCATTATCAGTTGGCCACGACCGGCGGCGGGTCCCAATTGCGCGGCATTCCGATGGGCGAATTCGACCACGTCACACAGGTGACGATGAAACATTCTGGCCCCGTGATCGCAAATCTCCTGCTCGACGGAATTGTGCCCGAGAATCTGAAGATGCCTGAAACGGTTGAGCCGGTTGGCAAATAA